A single region of the Desulfovibrio inopinatus DSM 10711 genome encodes:
- the rfbC gene encoding dTDP-4-dehydrorhamnose 3,5-epimerase, giving the protein MGFITTEFPGLIIYEPNVFGDNRGYFMESYNRKVFHENGIDIDFIQDNHARSQHKGVVRGLHFQLPPKAQTKLVRVTRGAVYDVVVDLRKGSPTYGKHYGIELSEDNKRQFLVPKGFAHGYVTLCDDVEFLYKVDEYYSKEHDCGILWSDPELGIQWPVENPVLSEKDKELIRFIDFDTPFVYS; this is encoded by the coding sequence GTGGGCTTTATCACCACAGAATTTCCGGGGCTCATCATTTATGAACCGAATGTTTTCGGTGATAATCGTGGCTATTTTATGGAAAGCTATAACCGCAAAGTTTTTCATGAAAACGGAATTGATATTGACTTTATTCAAGATAATCATGCGCGATCCCAGCACAAGGGTGTTGTTCGCGGATTACATTTTCAACTTCCGCCCAAGGCGCAGACCAAACTCGTTCGTGTGACTCGGGGAGCTGTTTACGATGTGGTTGTCGACCTACGGAAAGGTTCACCTACTTATGGTAAGCATTATGGTATTGAACTTTCCGAGGACAACAAGCGTCAGTTTTTAGTGCCGAAAGGTTTTGCTCACGGGTATGTGACGCTGTGTGATGATGTCGAGTTTCTCTACAAAGTTGATGAGTATTATTCGAAAGAACACGATTGTGGTATCCTTTGGAGTGATCCCGAGCTTGGTATTCAGTGGCCTGTTGAAAACCCCGTCTTATCCGAAAAAGACAAAGAATTAATCAGGTTTATCGATTTCGATACTCCTTTTGTCTATTCATAA